One segment of Rhodothermus bifroesti DNA contains the following:
- a CDS encoding hydrogen peroxide-inducible genes activator — protein MNERAPMTLTQLAYAVAVDTYRHFGRAAEHCHVSQPTLSMQLQKLEEELGVQLFDRSRKPILPTPAGERILAQARVILRECERLYELLQEDQGTLRGELRLGIISTLSPYLLPLVAPLVQARYPELTVHLEELTPEQILEALLTDQLDAGLVATEVDRPSLRRRALFHEPFVVYLCPGHPLLRETYLDPYQLRVEELWLLREGHCFRDQVLQLCGRPPEVSPTPQFRFESGNLETLRLLVDELGGLTLLPLLATRYLPAEAQQRVRPFREPAPHRTIYLLYARTHLKRSLLDAYVSVLQEAVRPHLLSAALLHSCTNAS, from the coding sequence TTGAATGAACGTGCACCTATGACGCTCACGCAACTGGCCTACGCGGTTGCTGTCGACACGTACCGGCATTTTGGCCGGGCAGCTGAGCACTGCCACGTATCGCAACCGACGCTCAGCATGCAGCTCCAAAAGCTGGAAGAAGAACTAGGCGTGCAGCTTTTTGATCGGAGCCGTAAGCCCATCTTACCTACACCAGCAGGCGAACGCATTTTGGCGCAAGCCCGGGTCATCTTGCGGGAATGCGAACGCCTTTACGAGCTGCTGCAAGAAGACCAAGGCACCCTTCGCGGAGAACTTAGGCTGGGCATTATCTCCACGCTTTCGCCTTACCTGTTGCCGCTTGTTGCCCCTCTTGTACAAGCGCGCTATCCAGAACTGACCGTACACCTCGAAGAGCTAACTCCAGAACAGATCCTGGAGGCGCTTTTGACGGATCAACTGGATGCAGGACTGGTAGCTACCGAAGTAGACCGACCGAGCCTACGCCGACGTGCCCTGTTTCACGAGCCATTTGTGGTCTATCTCTGCCCTGGACATCCCCTGCTTCGAGAAACCTACCTAGACCCCTACCAGCTTCGCGTAGAAGAGCTTTGGTTGCTGCGCGAGGGGCATTGTTTTCGCGATCAAGTCCTGCAGCTATGTGGCCGACCTCCGGAGGTTAGTCCAACACCCCAGTTTCGCTTCGAAAGTGGCAATCTGGAGACGCTTCGCCTACTGGTTGACGAGCTAGGTGGACTGACGCTGCTTCCACTGCTAGCGACCCGCTACCTACCCGCTGAAGCGCAGCAGCGCGTGCGGCCCTTTCGCGAACCGGCACCGCACCGGACGATTTATCTGCTCTACGCGCGCACGCACCTGAAGCGCTCTTTGCTGGATGCTTACGTCAGCGTCCTGCAAGAAGCCGTACGTCCTCATCTCTTATCTGCAGCGCTGCTCCATTCCTGCACCAACGCTTCATAG